The nucleotide window CCTTTCATAATATGTCAGTGACCAAGAGGTCCATGCCTTCCGAAGAGAAGGTCAGAGTTCATGTTGATACAAGGCAGAATCCCAGTAGAACTCCTCCCTTTCATAATATGTCGGTGACCAAGAGGTCCATGCCTTCCGAAGAGAAGGTCAGAGTTCCTTTTGGTGTGAGTGATGGTGAGGTAAGTAAGAAattgtgattttcttttgcttacAAAGATGTTTACTGGATTGGTACAAAAacgtaaaatttgcatttccTATTCTAGATTAGTAGTTATGCCGTTGAAGTAGTTTGCATTTCCTTTTCTGTCAgagtaatatatattttgtttacaGGCAGAGCTTTCCAAAACAGTGCAGCATTGCACTCCCAAATTGTTAGCAAAGAACTCTAATAGAGgtatgaaagaaaaacaagcttCAGGCTTTAGTTTCTGCTTTATGGATATCTATGCGTGCTAATTCAGTGTGTCATACAGGCACTGATAGTGGCAGTAGACAAGCTTCAGGCTCTATGAATGCAAACCAGCCATCAAGCCCGGTTGGCAGAAAATGTGGTTCATGTGGCAACCTTGCATGTCGATGCGGGCTTCCTTGTGACTCAATGGGCAGAGATCATTGTTTGTCTAATCCCAATGCATCCAGACTGGTATGCATGacaatatttcttttaatgtCCTTGAGAGTTTAAGTTAAGAGTTTTATGTTCTTTTAGCAGTAATTGAAACTTCTTATTCAATTCTAGGATTGTCAAGCAAAAAGCTTGTCAACATCCCAGATGAGCAAGTCAGATCCAGAATCTGATGGTGAGATGACGCAACAATTTGttatattatgatatttaACCAGTTATTTTAGTGATCTGAGTACTGGATTGGTGTTGGAAATAATATGAAGGGGCTGTAAGTGCTTTGGATGATGAAAACATTTGTCCCAGCCCTCAGCTTACAACTCCAGTAACAGATGCTGCTTCTGGAGAAGGTAAGTTTATTCACCAGCAATGCCAAAATTAAGTTGTGGCATCGTCCATTTTGGCATATGTGGACTTATTAAATTGGAGTTCTTACTGAATTGTTTCAGAATGGAAAACTTCTCTTTTTGATGTTCAACTTTCACCAAAAAGAGCTCTCCGTGCTGCAATGCTAAAGAGCCGCTTTGCAGACACTATTTGGAAAGCTCAACAAGAAAAACTCCTGGATCAAGTAAGCTTCATTTTTTCACAAGATCATGCCAGGCTAGTTGGATACTGAGTGAGAAGGTTTCCATGCAATTTTAGTAATTTACTTGTTTTTCATTCTTCCATCCAGGGTGGTAGATGTGATCCAATGAAGATGCGACAGGAAAAAGCAAGATTGGAGAGGAGGCAGCATGAAGGTAAAGCTGGCTTTGTTTCTTCCTTTATTCTTTGCCATCATTTTGGGTTTGAAGATTCTTAATTTTATAAGAATGCAACCAATAGTTATACTGTATCTGGTTAGCCTCATGTGTGCAATGTGAAAGTgcacaatttttaatttaagggCTTGTCTGCGTGGCAAACACTTGCTTGGTGTTCTTTTTCAGTGTTCTTGATTTGTACCAAAACGTTTTTTGGTCATTTAGGTGGAATAACAATTCTAACTTTTTTAAGGCCAAATTGAATCTTttatctcttttctttcttttttgttttggccaTATTGACTCTTGGTCTCCCAGTCCTAGTGTTTTGGCCATGTTGAATCTTGCTCTCCAGTCCTAGTGTTTGATAACAAAATTCATGGATCTTGATGTTGAAGTTTGTTGCAATATCATGATTATCATGATTATATTGTTAAGGCATTACACTGCATGACTCATCAATAAAATCTCCTGCTGCACCTACCttatattaattgatgatctTAAACTTTACCATACTACAGAGAAGGCAAGGATTGAAGCTGAAATAAGAGCTGCTGAAGCCGCCACACGAATGAGGGCTGAGATTGAGTTGAAGCAGCAacggaagagaaaaagagaagaagctcGAATTGCACTTGAGAAGGTTTACctttgtttttcatatttacAACTTCTTGCGTGAATGTTATCTCTTTTGGTGCCTTTGTGGTCTTAATTTGCTGAGTGTCCTTATCCAGATGCAAAGAACGGTTGAGATTGATCAAAACTTGAAGATCCTAGAGGAACTTGAAAGATTAACTGGATTCTCTCCATCCACTCCTCTTCTCAACTGTAAGAGTCGGTCTGGGGCGTTTGGAGGAGCGCACCTCCGATCGCCTTTGGAACAGTTAGGTTTGTTTATAAAGGCTGAATATTCGGgagatgaggatgatgatgagtcAATTCTGAACGAGGATGGGGAGGAAGGGGAGATTGTTTGAGACACTACGTGTTGGCCCCTTACTAATTGTATGTGTTCTGTTTTTCCAGCTCAAGATGTTTTGTATCAGTCTATCGAGAGGGAAAAGAGACCAttgtaaataattttttactttttttaattttccggTAGTGGGGATATACGAGTATATATAATAGATTCTCTCTTAAAGAACGAAGAAGAAAGTGTCTGATCAGTTTTCTCTTACTCTACTTACTCTTTCCTCTGTCTCTGCCCTGCTCTAATCAAATGTGTCTACTTTTTTACCTGTTAATGGGGTCAAGTCCCATAATTAGCCTCATGGAGTAATTTGGATTCAGATTCCAGTCCGTATTTTGAATTCCGATTACACACAA belongs to Prunus persica cultivar Lovell chromosome G4, Prunus_persica_NCBIv2, whole genome shotgun sequence and includes:
- the LOC18778974 gene encoding transcription factor GTE12, whose translation is MIATKTMLSSNKLKIKFACKRIEADLGKKIEADPQKRSCDFGHQVSLNEVSSMAKPSFPGSKKRAAPEALESQKEKKLKMDRSVTLQCSTILKTLITHKDGWAFSKPVDPLSLNIPDYFHIISHPMDLGTIKSKLEKNMYRNTEEFAADVRLTFSNAMVYNPPANIFHQMAKNLNKIFEMRWCLLGGKLNHGSSKVEPAKSLSGQIKKITYTRQNPDRTPPFHNMSVTKRSMPSEEKVRVHVDTRQNPSRTPPFHNMSVTKRSMPSEEKVRVPFGVSDGEAELSKTVQHCTPKLLAKNSNRGTDSGSRQASGSMNANQPSSPVGRKCGSCGNLACRCGLPCDSMGRDHCLSNPNASRLDCQAKSLSTSQMSKSDPESDGAVSALDDENICPSPQLTTPVTDAASGEEWKTSLFDVQLSPKRALRAAMLKSRFADTIWKAQQEKLLDQGGRCDPMKMRQEKARLERRQHEEKARIEAEIRAAEAATRMRAEIELKQQRKRKREEARIALEKMQRTVEIDQNLKILEELERLTGFSPSTPLLNCKSRSGAFGGAHLRSPLEQLGLFIKAEYSGDEDDDESILNEDGEEGEIV